A single window of Zea mays cultivar B73 chromosome 10, Zm-B73-REFERENCE-NAM-5.0, whole genome shotgun sequence DNA harbors:
- the LOC542292 gene encoding pollen-specific protein C13 precursor: MASVPAPATTTAAVILCLCVVLSCAAADDPNLPDYVIQGRVYCDTCRAGFVTNVTEYIAGAKVRLECKHFGTGKLERAIDGVTDATGTYTIELKDSHEEDICQVVLVASPRKDCDEVQALRDRAGVLLTRNVGISDSLRPANPLGYFKDVPLPVCAALLKQLDSDDDDDQ, translated from the coding sequence ATGGCCTCGGTTCCGGCTCCGGCGACGACGACCGCCGCCGTCATCCTATGCCTATGCGTCGTCCTCTCCTGTGCCGCGGCTGACGACCCGAACCTCCCCGACTACGTCATCCAGGGCCGCGTGTACTGCGACACCTGCCGCGCCGGGTTCGTGACCAACGTCACCGAGTACATCGCGGGCGCCAAGGTGAGGCTGGAGTGCAAGCACTTCGGCACCGGCAAGCTCGAGCGCGCCATCGACGGGGTCACCGACGCGACCGGCACCTACACGATCGAGCTCAAGGACAGCCACGAGGAGGACATCTGCCAGGTGGTGCTGGTGGCCAGCCCGCGCAAGGACTGCGACGAGGTCCAGGCGCTCAGGGACCGCGCCGGCGTCCTGCTCACCAGGAACGTTGGCATCTCCGACAGCCTGCGCCCCGCCAACCCGCTAGGCTACTTCAAGGACGTGCCGCTCCCCGTCTGCGCCGCGCTGCTCAAGCAGCTGGActcggacgacgacgacgaccagtaA